In Desulfosporosinus youngiae DSM 17734, the genomic stretch TCCTCCCATTCCTCACTAATCATTTCGCCCGCGACATGACAGAGCCTCAAAATCCGCCTAAGAAAAAGCACTCTTTGCAAGTGCTTTTTCTCGGCAGTCTGAATTATCTGCTTGCCGGTTTATTAAATTGATCCAGCAAATCTGCATCTTCAAAGGTAAAGGGCATCTCTTCTTCTATGGCATCATCGCTGCTTGCATCAAAGGACGCAATAATAACACTATCCAAGTTGCATCTCTTTAAAACCGTGGTCTGTTTTCCTACACTTGATGTCGGATCTTCATTAGTAATCTGCAAATCAAAATAGAAATCCCTGCCGGTCTTGATATAGTCCAGCATCAAAGCTCTGAATAAACTTGTAACGTAATAAATAGTTAAGGTTCCACTGCCGGACCAGCCCGTTGATTTTTTGGCGACATTCATTCTCCCCAGTATGGGAATATCGGTTTTAGTTTTTTCAATCGTGGCTTCTATGGATTTAGCATAAAACAATTCTTCCACTCGCCCATTTATTGTGGCAAAGGCACGGGCCTGTTTGCCGATAATGGCATCTTCAGACTTCATAAATGGCATTTTAGTTCACCTGCGCTTTCACATAGATTTTTTCCACACTATCAATCGGCTGGGTGTAGGCCTCTATAAAGACCGCATCCCCTTCGTTGCCGGCTATGACTGTAATGTCAGACTGGGAATCAAAGTTTTGAATCGCGTTGATTTCCTGCAG encodes the following:
- a CDS encoding phage tail tube protein, with product MPFMKSEDAIIGKQARAFATINGRVEELFYAKSIEATIEKTKTDIPILGRMNVAKKSTGWSGSGTLTIYYVTSLFRALMLDYIKTGRDFYFDLQITNEDPTSSVGKQTTVLKRCNLDSVIIASFDASSDDAIEEEMPFTFEDADLLDQFNKPASR